In the Alicycliphilus denitrificans K601 genome, CAACGGCGAGCTGCGCAAGATGGAAGTTTCCGAGGTTGCCTTGCTGACCGACGACATGGCCGAAGATGCTTGGCGAAAGCTGCGCAACGGCGGCATGTTCGGCTTGCTGACTTCCATCGGTGTGGTGTTTCTGATCTCTTTGTACTGGTGGGGCTATGGCCGTGAACGGATGCAGGACAACCAACTGCGCGGGGCCAAGCTGGTGGAAGGAAAGGAGCTTGCGCGACTGATCCGACACCGCGACGAGGCAAGCCCTTATGAGATTGCGGGCGTGCCCATGCGCGTGAAGTCAGAGACGCTGCATACGCTGTTTGCCGGCGCGCAGGGTACGGGTAAGTCACAGCAGTTTTTCGCACTCATGAAACAGGTGCGGGCGCGTGGCAAGCGGATGATCGTGTATGACCCGACCGGCGAGTTCACCCAGGCGTTCTACCGTGAAGGCAAAGACATCCTGATGAACCCGCTGGACTCCAGAAGCCCGAACTGGAACATCTGGAACGAAATCGCCAAGGACTACCACTTCGACAACATGGCGAACGGCCTGATCCCCGATCCGGCCGAGTCCGATCCATTTTGGGCGCTTGCGGGCCGGATGGTGCTAAAGGACGTGATTGCAGTATTGGGGCGCGAGGGCCGCCGCACGAACCGCGACCTCTACAACGCTATCGCCAAGAGCAACCTGGACGCCATGCACGCATTGTTGCAGGGGACAGCGGGCGCAACCTATGTTGATCCCACGACCGAGCGCACGGGGATGTCACTCAAGATGACTGTTCAGAACCAGCTTGAAGCCTTCCGGTTTTTGCCAGATGAGGGCGAATCGTTCTCCATCCGAAAATGGGTACATGAAGAAGGCGATTCATGGATGTTCATCACAGCACGGGAAGCGATGCGCGAGGCATTGAAGCCCGTTCTGTCGTTGTGGATCGACACGGCAATCAAGGCCGTGCTTGACTTGGAGCCGATCCACCGCGAGCGGCTTTGGTTTTGCATTGACGAGCTGCCGACACTCCAAAAACTCGACATCCTGAAGCTGGCTCTGACGAACACACGGAAGTACGGTTTGTGCATGGTGCTGGGCGTGCAGGACTTCAGCCAGCTCTACGAAATCTACGGGCACGATCTGGCCAAGACGATCATTTCCGGGTGCCAAACGAAGCTGCTGCTGCGTGTGACGGATGGAGCTGCGGCGAAGCTGTTGGCCGAATTGATGGGACAGGCCGAGGTGGATGAAAAGGATGAAACCTTGAGCTACGGCCTCAGCTCGCAGCGTGACGGCGTGAGCGTGATGGCGCGCCGACAGATGCGCGACCTTGTGCTGACATCGGAGATTTTGACGTTGCCCGATATGACCGGCTATCTGCTGGTTCCGGGCGACTATCCCATTGCCCGCGTCAAGTATGGTTACGTGCCGACAGAGAAACAGGCCAACGGCTTCATCGAGCGCGACGGCTTTGCGATCAGCTTCAAGCCGACCACGGCGGCCGCAGCGCCGGCACCCGCTCCGTCCGCCGCTGAAGTTCAGCAGCCGGCCGCGCCGGAGCAAGGCGACATGTTGGATGACGACGATATGGACGCGCCGGCTACGGTGGAGGTTATGCGCAACGAAAATGGCGATGTGATCGACAAGGCAACCGGCGAAATCATCAAGCCAGCCGAGAAGGTTTCGCGCGCGAAAGATGATGCAGATGCGAAATCAGCCGGCCAGGGCAAGAAGCCCAACCCGCTGGCGGATGCGCTATAGGAGGATACCGAATGAAAACTCAGAGACGGGCATTTCTACATTCCGTCGCGGCCGCCTGCTTGGCGGCTTTTTGCGTTTCCGTGCAGGCCGAGCCGGACTTGCTGCAACCTGATGAAGCCTTCCGGGTGTCGGCTCGCCGGGTGGATGCGCGAGTGGTGGAGCTGGAGTACATCATCGCACCGGGCTATCACCTGTACCGCGACCGTTTCAGCTTCAAAACGGACAACCCAGCCGTGACGGTGGCCGGCGTTGAGCTGCCGCCACCGCTTGAAAAGTTCGACAAGGCGATGGGCCAGAACATGCGCTACTACACCGAGCGGGTGGCGGTGCGCGTGCGCTTGGCTGGGGGCAATCAGGCCGTCAAACTGGTGGCTACGGCACAGGGCTGCGCGGCGATTGTGGGGGTGTGCTATGCACCGATCACCAAGGCTTTCAGCGTGCCGGCAATGGGAGGAAGACAGGGATGATTAGCATGAACAACGTGGGCAGCGCCGGGCAGGCACTGCACTACTTTTCCGCTGACAACTACTACACCCAGGACGAGGGCTTGGAGCATTCCGAGTGGTTCGGCAAGGGGGCCGAGCACCTTGGGCTTTCCGGCAAGATTGATCGTCAAGCCTTCTTCGAGGTGTTGAACGGAAAGGTGGATGGCCAAGAGCTGGGCAAGTGGGTCAAGAACGAGGAAACCGGCGAGAAGGAACGCGAGCACCGGCCGGGCACCGACATGACGTTTTCCGCGCCCAAGAGTGTTTCTCTCATGGCCGAGGTGTACGGCAAGCGGGACGTGCGGGAGGCGCATGAGGCGGCCGTCAAGAAGGCACTCAGCCACATCGAAACCGAGCTGGCCAGGACGCGGCAAACCGTGGACGGGAAGACCGAAGCGGTACA is a window encoding:
- a CDS encoding protein-disulfide reductase DsbD N-terminal domain-containing protein, producing MKTQRRAFLHSVAAACLAAFCVSVQAEPDLLQPDEAFRVSARRVDARVVELEYIIAPGYHLYRDRFSFKTDNPAVTVAGVELPPPLEKFDKAMGQNMRYYTERVAVRVRLAGGNQAVKLVATAQGCAAIVGVCYAPITKAFSVPAMGGRQG
- a CDS encoding type IV secretion system DNA-binding domain-containing protein; this translates as MAKREEKGSAGSFSRGAELWMHQARLFVVAIWTVVLISILAGLAVTTAYFWNATTADEKYALERNVLAHTRDALYMTAGKMELNVNGELRKMEVSEVALLTDDMAEDAWRKLRNGGMFGLLTSIGVVFLISLYWWGYGRERMQDNQLRGAKLVEGKELARLIRHRDEASPYEIAGVPMRVKSETLHTLFAGAQGTGKSQQFFALMKQVRARGKRMIVYDPTGEFTQAFYREGKDILMNPLDSRSPNWNIWNEIAKDYHFDNMANGLIPDPAESDPFWALAGRMVLKDVIAVLGREGRRTNRDLYNAIAKSNLDAMHALLQGTAGATYVDPTTERTGMSLKMTVQNQLEAFRFLPDEGESFSIRKWVHEEGDSWMFITAREAMREALKPVLSLWIDTAIKAVLDLEPIHRERLWFCIDELPTLQKLDILKLALTNTRKYGLCMVLGVQDFSQLYEIYGHDLAKTIISGCQTKLLLRVTDGAAAKLLAELMGQAEVDEKDETLSYGLSSQRDGVSVMARRQMRDLVLTSEILTLPDMTGYLLVPGDYPIARVKYGYVPTEKQANGFIERDGFAISFKPTTAAAAPAPAPSAAEVQQPAAPEQGDMLDDDDMDAPATVEVMRNENGDVIDKATGEIIKPAEKVSRAKDDADAKSAGQGKKPNPLADAL